The nucleotide sequence TGGCTACCAGTGAGCCAGGCAGAACCCTGTCGATATATGCGGGAGTACGATAAAGCACATCGGGCACCATCACCAGCCCGAAGTCGACCGGGCGGTAACGCTGAGGTGCATCCATGTCAGGTTTCTTCTGATCTTCACTGGAATCGAACTTACCGGTAATAATCTGTTCGATACTTTTGCTCAACACATCAATGGGCAGGGAATAGTTGACCCAGGTATTCGTTTTGGCATTCCTGACCTGTTTGCCGATCATCCCCAGCAGCTTTCCATCGTAAGTGACCAGTGCACCGCCGGCGGCACCCGGGTTATTGGTAATTGCATCGACGACATATACATCACCTGAATACGAGAGTTCAAAGGCGCCCCTGCGACGTGGTAATTCGGTTCGCGCCTCAATGACGCCATGCAGTACCGATACCGGTTCGTCACCCGTGGCGACCTTAAACATGTTACTGAAGCCCAGGATGCGTGTGCCCGGACCGGCTGTGACTTTTTCTTTATAATCAAAAAAAGGCAGGTCTAATTCCCGTTCTGATTTTAATTTGAGAACGGCTAAATCCAGATGCGGTTCTGCTCCCAGTACTTCTGCTTCAAATTTTCGACCATCGTGCAGGACGACCGACAGACGATCGGTATCGAGCACGGGGCTCCAGATTGTGGCAATATGTCCTTCAGGAGAAACGAGAAAACCGGTACTGTAACCATACAGGTTTTTAACGCCTCCCGCACCAAATATTTTTACCAGGCGAGGCAGGCTATACTGGATTGTTGACTGCGAGGAAGCAGAGACGGTCCGCGAAACAGGCAGCAGGAACACCGCCAGGCACAGACAGAACAGAACAGGTTTGATGACTTTGATTTGAATCACTGAGGATCTACTTTCATCCGGTTCGGTGGCTATTTCTTTGAGTTCTCAAGCGGATCCAGCTTGAGGCGTTCTATTTTCAGTTTCATGACAGGTCGGCTGCCGTGACGCACATCGAGTTCACCGGGAAACTTCTGGCCATTGAGCGTCTGGAATTGTTCAAAACGGATTGCGCAGACTTCAGAATTTTCTGTGAGATAAAAATCCAGGCCCCGCAGAGACAGATCTGATTTGTTGAAATACCAGCGGGAGATCGTACCGGTCTGTGTCGCGATCAGGACATCGACCATTTCATTCGTTCCGTCCAGTCGTTCGCTGCCGAGATAATAAAAGTCTGTGAATCGTTCAGATTGTCCGGAAAGCAGCAGTCGGAAATGATGTAAAGCCGCCAGCAGACCACCCGTACCTGGTGGTTCATCAACGAACATATCCGTTTCCAGTGACTGCAGAAAGATATCCTTACCGGCTTCAAAGCCCACACCTTTGTCTGCCAGAGTGAGTGTGAAATCAGTTTCGTTTCCCATTTTTCCGGTCAGCGTCCAGGTTCCGGTTCGATCCGAAAAATTACTCGTTGCATTTAAGGCCTGCAGCAGACGTTCCTGCTGTTTCTGATTGAAATAGTAATTGGCAAATCCAGTTCTCGGGACATACAGGTGCTTATACTTTTCCGGTGGTTCAGGTGCTGCCTTCGCATGTGGGTTTGGCATCGGGAGTCGGGGCTTCTTATCCCCCGGTTCAGGCGCTTTCTCCGGAATCAGCTGCTTCTGCCCTGCCTGTTCCTGTAGCTCCAGGGCAGTATGCAGCGCCTGCAGTCGTACATAGATTGTGTTCTTTTTCTCATCCCGCCGATAGACCAGCGGCAACGTCCAGCCTGCAGGGTAGATACCAAGAATATTTTTGAACTGGTTCACACTGCGGATCGGGCGACCTGCGAATGAGACAATTTCGTCACCCAGCCTCAAACCTTTTCGATAGGCGTCTGATTCTTCCAGGATTTCAGCGACATTGATATTTGAATCAAAGCCTGTGGTTACAGTTGCGCCCAGTGCTGCATGGTCGACGATGCGGCCACTCTTAAGATGATCCCAGAAGTGCTTGATCTGGTTAATGGAAATCGCATAACCGGCCCCTGAATTGACGCGGCCCCGTTTTTCAAATGACCCGCGGCCGTTAATGCCGATCAACTCGCCGCGATCATTGAACAGGGGGCCTCCCGAGTTACCCGGATTGATCGAAGAGTCCACCTGGATACAGTCGGTATATTCAAGAAACGTACCAGCCGGATATTGATAACGGTGAACGCCACTGACAATTCCGTAGGTGATCGTCGGTTGAAAATCGGTCGCCAGCAGAAACGGATTCCCCATGGCATAAGCCCAGTCACCCACCTGCACGGCATCGCTGTCACCCAGTCGGGCAACCGGAAAATCCGTTCGGCCCAGGAGTTTGATCAAAGCCACATCACCCGTGGGGTCGATACTGACGATGACTGCGTCATACAGCTTGCCATCATTCAGCCCGCACTTCATGAAGTTACCGGCTCCCGAGACGACATGAAAGTTGGTTAATGCATATCCGTCAGACGTGACCAGCACTCCTGAGCCTCCGCCATCACCGGCACCACCGAAGATGGCAACCACCGAGGGAGAGACTGCTTTGATGACATCAATACGCTGTTTCTGAGCCGCCAGCACTGCAGGATCAACAGAAGATTCTGCTGAAAACACCGGTAGAGACAGGAGAGTACAGATGACAAATGGAACACAGATAAAAAATCTCTGCATCAAATTACCTTTTAACTTCAACGGCTCACTGCGAAACCAGTCAGTCTGACTCAGTCGTGTGCACCGTTACTGATTATTTAATAAAACGTGCTTCACACAGGTCGAGGTGATCGCAGATTTCCAGGTTATCACCAAAATCGACCAGAACCTCAAAATCCCGTACGCCACGGACATCCAGGTTTAATTCCACCGGAGCATCCGAACTTCGTACATTTCCCGAATAAAGTGTGCGGCCATCACCTTTGATTTCAACATAGACAAATCCAATGCCGGGGACAGAATCATCGATCCCCATAATCGCACGAAAATTCCGGTAGTCGCCTTTAATACGATACTGAAGCAGTGTTTTCGAGTGAATGTAGAGACCGCGTGCATATTCTTTTCCACCCACTCGGAGGGGGCCACCATCGCGGTGTCTGTCTTTTCGATACTTCCAGACCGTATCAAAAAAAGGCGTGTATTCGATATTCCCTGGTTCCAGGTCAGAAAGGTATCGCACCTTACCCTGACTGAAATCCAGATTGGCAATCGACTGTGGTGCAAACCGGGCCTGGGTGCCTCCCTGCAGAGTCGCGGTAAATTCTGATCCGGTGAAATTGATGGCAGAGGCCTTCAACACTCCTTCGTCGGTCAGTCGAATCGCACAGAAGGGGGACACTTCCGGAGTGGGGGGGCGGAAATAAATTACCCCGAACACACGACTGCGATTGACGGAGACTTCGTCCTCACCGGTAAAAAACTGAATTTTGTCTTCGGTAATGGAACCCACAACGCCATCAATATAATCGAGTACATTTTCCTTTTGAACTACGAGCAGATCTTTTGAATTCTCTGCTTTCAGCAGCTTTTCCCAGGAGTCGCGAATGTTTGAACTCAACGGGCCAAACCGGATCGAGGCGACATTTTTTGTCGGCAGGATCAGCTCACCGGTCTGTTTACCACTGACTTTGACCTGGCGATCATTGCTTTGCAGGGCCTGTATCGGAAATTTTGAGCCATCAGTCAATCTGACGGTAAGCGGTAATTCGAGGCTGCGTTGAGAGCGATTCCTGGGAAATCGCATATTCAATATATTGGAAAGAGGCAGATCTTTTTCTGTCGGTCCCGCTTTGACTTTTGCGATTGTTTTGTTCAATGACTGCAGACTCCCCGAGGCAGTCGTGCCACTGAGTGAAGTGACTTCAACATCAGGAGCGACGGCAAGCAGAGTGGTCATGGAAACAAAAAACAGAACAGGCATGTAGTCAACTCCGGAAATTCTTTAAATTCAGATATGGATATCATAAGGGATAGAAAACGCTATTTGCCGGAACTGGCTTTTTCGGCAGCCAGTTTCTTAAAGTACTTTTCAATCGCTTTGCGGTAATGTGACGGAAAATTACGATTAATGATGTTTTTGGCAGAAGCCTGTTTTTTGGGAGGCAACTGGCCCCAACCTCCATTATTGGATAATTTTTTCTTGTCTACTTCGCCTGGTGCAACTTCGCCTTTCACACGGCTTTCATCTGCACCAGCGGCAGGTGTTTTTGAATTACCTCCCCCCGCTCCGGCGGAAGGGCTGTTCTTGGACTGGTCTTCCATTTTTTTGATCAGTTTGTCGAGCGAGGCAATGATTTCGTCTTCGACTTTCTGGACTTTCTTCCCGGAATTTCCCAGTTCCAGCCTGCGCTCTACGTCGCTCATCTTGCGGGAAATTTCATCCAGACTTTCTTCTTTCAGTGAAGCCAGATCAGCCTGCATCAGGACTGCGACCTGGGTAAAGCGTTCCGGGACGTCCTGGGTACGGTTTAAGAGTTGGTCCAGGGTCTTTTCACAGGCTTCTTTCTGCAACAGGCGGTGCTCGCAGACTGCTTTGTAAAACAGGTAACCGGCTGGGTCAATCAGGGGTTCCGGGTTGATCGAATTGAAGATTTCCAGAGCCGGGTCAACCAGTCTGAATTGCGTCAGATTGCGGGCGATGAAGTATCTCAGATTGGCAAGGTAGAACGTCTCGGCTTTGCCTTCCGTCAAAAGTGGAGGGCTGGAAAACTGGGGAACACTGTCTGAAAACTGGTTCGCGCGCACCAGGTCTGCTGTCTGGCCATCGATGTTTGAGAAAATACGGATGGCGATGTCCAGCTTCTCTTCCGCAGACAGAACAGATTCCAGTTTCACCAGCTGACTGGCAATCGCTTTCAGCTGCGACGGATCTTTAACCTTTTGATCGGCAACCCAGCTTTCCAGCTGAGATTTTAATTCTGCAGAAGTGGGAGCAGCGTAAAGTACGGTCACTTCGTTCCCGGTCTGTTTCTCAACAGGCTCCTTTATGGGAAGTGGCACCGGGATGGGAGTCTGCCCATAGCTGGAAACAGGGACCAGGCAAGTCAGGGCAAGCAGAGCGAACCCTCCCCGGCAGAGAAGAATAGATCCTGTAATGCGAATTGATTTGGGACTGACTTTCATCGCGGTCTGTTACCTTTGTTCCAGCGATTCCGAGAAATCGCTTATTTGTTTTTGCCGGTTGCCAGTATGTAGGTCGCGTTTTGAATGCGTGTCTGTCGATTGGCCAGTTTCTGCAATTGTTCCAGGATATCGGGTTGGTTGGCTCCCTCTTCCAATGCCAGCTTTTCGATTCTCCGAGTGCGGTTATTCACGCGTAACTGCAGTGACCGCAGCATTTTGATCTCTGCCAGCATATCTATCAGAGCCTGATCTTCCGGTGAACCCTGTTGTTGCTGCTGCTGTTGCTGTTTCTTCTTCTCTTCGTCTGACTTATCCATCTCTTTTTGCAGTGCTTCGATCATTTCTTCCAGGGAACTGATAATATCTTTTTCAATGCCCTGTGTCAGTTCATCCACCTGCACCCGGTTCAGGCGGTAACTCACATTCTGGACGTCTTCCCGGACCTCAGCCAGCGCTTCGCTAAACGCGACCGAAGAACCTTCATCGGTGATCAGCAGGATCGCTTTTTCTACCTCGAGACCAATCTGGGATTCTTCACGGGAAAGCTGAACAGCGCGGGCCGTATGACGACTCGTGCGTTCTTTTTCGGGGACTTGGCCGATAGAAAGTGTGCCGGCATACACCCGTTTCTGTTGCGCCAGGATCTTCTGTAAACGGGCTTCCATGGCAGCCAGCATCAGCTCGCGTTCTTCCTCGCGTAGCTGACGCAGCATCTCTTCCAGTTTTTCTTTGGCTTCTGCTAATTTACGGATCGCATCATCCTGATGACGGGAGGCGGCATCTTTCTGTTTTTTCTCCAGCTCTTCAATCGCCTTTTCCATTTCCTGGCGTGCCTGTTCGATCTGTTCCCGGCCCGGAGTCTTCTTCTGCTGCTGCTGTTCCTGGGATTGCTGGTTTTCTCCCTCCTGTGGTTTCCCCTGCTGACCTTGCTGCTTTTGTTGTGACTGCTGCTGTTCCCCAGACTGTTGATCAGACTTCTGTTCTTCAGACCCTTTCTGATCAGGATCTGATTTACCGTTTTCGGGAGGTTTGCCTTGGGACTCAGATTTTGAAGATTTTTTGGAGTCGGCATCCGACTTCGAATCGGATTTACCTTCCTGAGACTTCTGATCTTTCTGTTGGCCCTCTTCCTTTTTCTCTGATGATTGGGGATCCATATCAGATTGGGTATCCTGATCAGACTTCTCTGAGTCGTTTTTTGCAGTATCCTGTTGTTCGATTTTGTCGACCAGCTTTCGGGCGTTTTCCGCTGCCTTCTTTTGTTTCTCTGTTAAGTCGGCAGGCTTTCCCCCCCGTTCCGTCGCAGCACGCACGTCCCGTTCCTGGCCGATCAGGCGATTCACATCTTTAAGCAGATCCTGAATGCGCTGCTTTTCTTTCTCGACTTCACTCATGCGGTCTTCACTTTGAAGTAACGCGAGAAGATTCTGCATGTTTTTTAACAGGTTCTCCTGGCGTTCCACGGCATCACCCAGCTGGCCTTTATCCAGCATCTGCAGAACGCGTTGCATTTCCACAGTCATCTGATTCTGTTTGCTTTGACCAAAGGCACGAAACAGCAGATCCGCCCGGGCAGGATCTGTCTTTTTCATATATTCGCCGAGATCGTGGAGCGTTGACTCAAAGCGTTTGAACTGTTGTGAGATGGCTTCCTGTCTGTCGGACAGGTTACTCTTATTTGTCTGGGGGGAAGTGGCATTTTTTGAAGACGCGGGTTCCTGGGCTCTGCTGACGTTCTGACCTGACAAGCAGACGGTCAGTAAGAACAGCAGAACGAAAGTCCCTGGACGATTCCACTTAAATGTTGCTTCTGCCAAAGTTTTCATAGTGTTCTCAGAACTGTTGAGGAAGGGAATGCAACCATTGCCTGGGCGTCTATCTGTGCGGCGCGCATAGAGTTAAACGGACAAAGTATTATATCAAGTAGGGGACGAGGATCGAAGCGTGTTTTTGTGTCCAGTGGTTAAGGGTGGCGGAAACCGTGAGGCTCGGTTTTCGCAGGTATTGGTGCGTTTTTTTGATTTACTCCAATCCCAATCCTTTGAGACGGTCCAGAAGCTTGTTTTTGCGATACTTTTTGGTCTCTTCAGTTAATTCTTTTTCTCGTTCAATCAGATTTTTCAGCATTTCGATGGCTTCATGGAACTCCAGCAAGTCCTGCATTTCGTTGAGAACGCCTTGCATTCGAACCAGCATGGAATCCAGAAGATCAATGCTGGTCTGGATTTCGGTCAGAGGGTTGCTGTTCTGTTCAATTGCCAGCCGGAACAGTCCCAGTCTTTGGTCGACATCTGGAAAATCCTGTTCATGAATCATCGTCAGGGGTTTGAGAATTTTGTCATCGATGCGTCCCAGAATCTGCGCGGTGGCGACCCCGTTGTTCACCAGCTCTTCCCGAATATCATGAAATGATTCCACTATGGATGCTGTTTCGGTCGCATTTTTTCGCGTTCCATAGAGTGATCGATCCGCCGAAACGGCGATGGCACTCTGATTTTCCAGTAATGTTGCTTCCCAGGCAGGGTCGGTCTGCCCCTGTTTCTGTTTTTCAGTGATTGCCTGAGATTCGCGAACCTGCGCGACGCGTTCTTTCAGTTCGTCACGTGTCTGCGTGACTTCTTTGAAAATCTGTTCAAATCGCTTGCGCAAATTCAGCTCTTTTGAATACAGGATCGAGAGTAATTCCTCATCGGTCACGATTTCAAAATGGTAGGTTTCGCCATGTACCTGATGAGGGCCACTCAGGTTGTCTGCGTCTTCCGCATGCACCGTCAGGCTGAGTTTCTGTCCGACTTTTAAATCCAGAGGCAGAACATCAAAACGTTCCCAGGTCTCTTTTTCATTTCGCTGTAAGGTAAATTCTTTGGGACGTTCCGCAGGTTTGGAACGAAACGGTCGAAGGCGGAAGTTTTTATCTTCGTCTACCAGAAAATCAAATCGAGCCGACTGGATGCCATAGTCATCTGTGATTTTCCCTTCGACGGGAATCATCGCTTTGCGGGTAATCGATTTGCCGATCCCTGTCAGGCGAGTATCAATTTTAGGCGGCTGATCAACGATACCCATAATGCTGAGGCGAATCGGTTCGGTCACCAGCAGTCCGTCTTCGTCTTCCAGGTAGATCCGCATCGGCTGATCTATGGGGAGAGGGATCCCGGAGGATGATGTCTTTTGATTCTCAGAAACCAAGGTGAAAGGAACTCGAAAAACCTGATGATCCGAGCCACACATCTGTTCTAATTGAGCAGGCGTGAAACTGGTCTGCTTTACAATTTCTCCCTGAGAGTTTTTCCAGGCGAGGAAATTTGACTTTGGGGATGAAGTTGCAGTCGCTGCTGGTTCCAGCTGTATTTTCAGCTGATCTGTTTCCAGGGAAAACCGGGTGATCGGCTTGTTGGCTGTGGAGACCATCTGAAAGTCTGTGTTGACGGGCAGCGCGATCTGAGTTCCCTGCACGGTCTGGAGATCAGGCTGTGATATGCCGGTCTCGGGATCAACTGTGTTTAAACCTGTATATTCCGGATAGCGACATTCAAGTTGGATCTGATCCAAAGTGGGGGTTTCCACAATTTCAATCAGATAGGGTTCCGGGTTGGTATAGTCATTGCCTGAGACCCAGATCTGCATTCCGTCCAGAACGTCCGTAATCGTATGTTTGAAGCGACCTTCGCCCAGTCGCGACATGACGGTTCGGCCTCCCTCTCGACCATTCTGCATGCGATAGGTTAACTGCACGCGTTCCGGGGACTTTTTGCCCTCGACGGTTTCCACTAACAGTGTCAGGTCATTTCCCAGACCATGTTTGTATGTCTGGTCCTGGAATTCGCGGATGCGGTCTCCCGGCTGGGCGATTACTTTGACGACCAGTCCTGTTTCGCGGTTCCAGTAATCATTTTTTAATTCCAGGTAGCCTTTTGCCCAGCGGGCCATCGCGGGCTGATTGACGACAGCCAGAATCAGGATGGAAACCGACAGAATCAGGGCACCGAAGAATGCCCTGCGCAAGGGACGTTTGTCAAAGACATCTTCCAGGGGAAGCTGACTGCTGCCGCGTGCGACATCTTTGACGGTCCGTTCCAGCATGGCGCGGGTTAAGGCATTTTGCGGTTCGTTGGATTCGTGCAGTTCAATCGCCGTTGCCAGTCGGTCATTCAACTCAGGAAAGCGACGCTCCAGTACGAGAGCCAGTGCTTTCTTTCTCATTTTTGTCATCAGGCGGAACAGGATAAACGTACCTGACAGAATCAGGATTGTTGTCAATGAAATTAATACAAACGAGGCGCGAAACCAGACAGGTAACTCAAAATGGCTGAGTCGGAAATAACCCCAGTCAACCACAAAGCTGATCCAGAATATCAGTCCTGCCGTGGCGAGTAGTTTGGCTGCACCTTCCAGCAGAATATATCTGCGTATTTTGCCCCGTAGCCGATTGAGTAAATCGGTAATTTCCTGAGGGATCGATAATTTGGCAGGTTCGTTCATTCGTTTATTCACGCTGATATTTCAACAAAGTCCAATTATGGGACAACAGACATATTGTACGATTAATCAGGCCAGTTTAAATAATTTTCTGGTCAGCCATTCCGCAGCCAGCAGACCTGCGAGCAGGAAGAAGACCCAGGCCTGATCCCAGAGTGTCTTCAGCCTCTCGTCAACCAGGAATTCTTCTCCCTGGTCAGGCAGAAGGGCAGGAATCTGTTCTGCTTCTTCCAGAGCGAGGTATTGACCACCGGTATCGCGGGCCAGTTCCTTGAGTCCTTTCACGTTCTGACTCAACGATTCATCTTCCAGTCGCGGCAGCAGAACCATAAGATTTCCGTCAACAACCTGACCTTTGGAATTAGGAACCGTGACTTCAAATCGATATTTACCAGGCAGGCCGGCACGGAAACTGGCGACATACTCGCCAGGTCGATTCCGGTCCTGCATGAGCAGTAGATTGGGAACCAGGGGTCTGCCTCGTGGATCAATGACCTCCATAGGCACGGATTCCTGGATGAGGGGTTTGAATTCCGGATCGAGCAGTCTGACTCGGACAGAGACGGTCTGTCCCAGAACATATTCATCCCGTTCCAGAATGAGCGTACCCCGTTTCGTACCCCGTTTCGTGCGGCCCTGTCCAATATTCCGGATGAGCTTCGTCCAGAACCGGTCGTAGTAATCTTCCTCCACAGAGCGCAGCCGCCACATTTCCGGGCTGCCCAGATAGAAACAGCGACCTTCGCCATAATACTGAGACGCCATCAAGATAGAGAATCCAAATTCCGTCTGAGTTTTCGGGTCGGGGAAGTGGGCATAAACCGTCGCAGCAGCTTTGGCACCGTTTGAGGGATAACACCGATAAATACCAGGGAAGTTTTCCCATAATTGCCGGGAAGTTGCCGGATCGTCGGTCAGCATCAGGAAGCCGGCATCCAGGCCGGCCTGAGTCCATTCGATCCTGCGAATCTGTGTCGCCTCTTCATCCAGGTAGTCGCGAACGAAGGAGTTGATAAACACGGGATACAGATCCAGAATAGACTGGTATTTTTCACTTTCCTGGGCCAGTTTAGGCGTGTAAACGTCGCCGGCCACCATCACGATTCCGCCGCCTGCTGATGAGACCCATTCATTCAGATTCTGCATCTGTTCTGCGGACAGCAGTTCCCAGTTCACGTCAAACGCGAGGACCACATCGTATTCAAACAGGTCTGCCCGTTCAGGAAATTCATACAACAGTTCGTTTGCATCCTGTGAAACCCCGGGAGGGGCAGACTGTAGCCAGACCGAAGACTGGATTGATGGATGACGGTAGAGCATGGTACGGGCGAAGCGATAATCCCGCATCGGGCCACCGGCGATGACCAGCACGCGTGTGGGGCGACTGAATACATTGACGGAATGTGCCAGTTCATTGTCCATGGCATTGGCATCGCCCGCCAGTTGATTGCCCCGAGCACGAACCACATAACTGATTTCACCTTCTTCAGCGGGGGTGCGTTCGAATTTGATATCGAGTGGCAGGCTGTCTTCGGTAGGCAGCAGGACATCTCGCGTTTCAACAATGGCTGGTTTTGCTTCGCCTGGAACTTTTCTCAGCAGTTCGATGGTAATATTTTTCCCAGGCATACCGACGGCCTGCACGATGGCGGTGATCTCAAAACCATCCCCGAACTGTACATCAGTGGGAGCGATGATTTTGGAAATCTGGATGTTCGCCGGACGAACCGGACTGCCGAGCCCCAGGGGAATCAGTCGTACTTTTGATTCTTTTGCCGCTTCATTGGCAGAAAGTAAGTCTATACCGGCATTCGATGCCCCATCAGTGGCGATGATTATTCCAGACAGCGTGGAGCCATTAATCTCACGAATCAGCTGTCCCAGCAGTTCTCCCAGGCGCGTCTCCAGACCCTGGGGCTGAAGCAGTGTGTTCCAGTCAGGTTGATCCGGAATGCTGGTCTCTGCCTCTGAAGCCGGTTTCGCAGTGTTCTCAGGCGAGTCCTGTTTCGGGAACACATGCAGGGGGCCGACTAAGGTTTTATCAAAGGAGTAAACACTGACCTGATGATTTTTCTGCAGGTCCTTGATCAGGGGAGAATCTGCCAGAAGTTTTTCGACTGCTTCCATGCGGGAGGCAACATTGCGGCTGGCAGGCGAACTTGTATTTGCCGTCACCAGTTGATTCGGGTGCCTCATGGAAAGCGAAGTATCGACCAGTACCGCGACCCGGGAAGGGCGAAACGACATTTTCTGAGTACGTTCATGCGGATTAAAAACAATGGCAATCAAAGCGACTAATACGCCCAGTCGCAATACTGCCAGCCAGCAGCGCCAGAACAGCGGGAGTTGAATTGAGTCTTTCCAGACTGTTCGGAACGATAACAGCAGTACCAGTCCCAACCCACCCAGGAGCAGCAGCCATCCCCAGCCTGAGGAGGGCGTATCGTATTCGATCGAACGAAACGCGGTCGTTTCGTCGGCAGCCAGAATCAGTGATGCTGGAAGGGAAGCAAAATAACTCATGCGGCGGCACCCGCTGTTTTAGGATGATAACTTAAACGATAGGCCAGCAGTTGTTCACAAATCAATAACACGAACAGGATCAGTAAAATGGCATTGGTGATTTCTCGACCTGCTTCCTGGCCTTGAATCCACTGGAATTCACCCGGTTCCTGAATCTGAATCTGTTTTGAATTGCCCAGCTCATTCATGAGCTCATCGGTCGTAGCCAGTTCCAGGTTACTTTCCGAAACGGGGAAGTTGAAGGCATACATGCGGGGCTCAATGGTCTGGTCCTGTTGCTTCAGCTGAACTGTATAAACGCCAGGCTGGTCTGTGTCCCGATAGGCAGTTACAAGTTGCAGAGTACTGTTGCCCGCGGTATCCGATTGCTCTTCAGGAGATGCTTTGAGGCGAATGGTTCGCCCTCCCTGCGTCACAGGTGTCTGGATTTCAATTTCATCTGAAAACCGTGAAGCATCGAGGGAAAAGGGGATCGGTGCGCCTACAATTTCTGCCTGCTCATGCGAGCGGGATTGTACCAGGTATTTTTGCAGTTCCAGCTGGAACACGATATAGCTGGGGTTGAATGCCCAGGTGTTCCAGGGCTCTCCCTCATTCGTCATGACAGGACCCGCCGACGTCAGACAGGTAATGATGCGACCTTTGCCCAGCCTGTGTTCAAGGATCAGCGGGGCCCGATTACGGAGCGTCGCGATCACATTCACACCCGATGCTTTCTCCGCCTTGGTCTGCAGCCACTGCTCAGAGATGGGGAAGTAACGTGAAATCGTCACCGCTTCGATGAGCGGATTATCCTGGCCGGCAAAGACAGAAAAGAGGGGGTGGTCACTGACATTCAGATCCACCGTGGTACTCGATTCCCGGACAGGCAACTCACGCGTAGACATTTCCAGGGGAGCAGGAAACAGACCATTACCATTTTTATAGAGCTTTTCATTATAAAAAGCAGGCTGGAGGGAAGGACCTGCAAACCAGATGAGGCCGCCTCCGTCAGAGACAAATTTCTCCAGAGCGGCGACGGCATCCAGAGGCAG is from Gimesia maris and encodes:
- a CDS encoding S1C family serine protease, translated to MIQIKVIKPVLFCLCLAVFLLPVSRTVSASSQSTIQYSLPRLVKIFGAGGVKNLYGYSTGFLVSPEGHIATIWSPVLDTDRLSVVLHDGRKFEAEVLGAEPHLDLAVLKLKSERELDLPFFDYKEKVTAGPGTRILGFSNMFKVATGDEPVSVLHGVIEARTELPRRRGAFELSYSGDVYVVDAITNNPGAAGGALVTYDGKLLGMIGKQVRNAKTNTWVNYSLPIDVLSKSIEQIITGKFDSSEDQKKPDMDAPQRYRPVDFGLVMVPDVLYRTPAYIDRVLPGSLVAKAGLQPDDLVVFVNDELIKSCKTLNSELGQLEPGDLLRLVVRRNNQLISIELQVPPEKK
- a CDS encoding S1C family serine protease, which gives rise to MQRFFICVPFVICTLLSLPVFSAESSVDPAVLAAQKQRIDVIKAVSPSVVAIFGGAGDGGGSGVLVTSDGYALTNFHVVSGAGNFMKCGLNDGKLYDAVIVSIDPTGDVALIKLLGRTDFPVARLGDSDAVQVGDWAYAMGNPFLLATDFQPTITYGIVSGVHRYQYPAGTFLEYTDCIQVDSSINPGNSGGPLFNDRGELIGINGRGSFEKRGRVNSGAGYAISINQIKHFWDHLKSGRIVDHAALGATVTTGFDSNINVAEILEESDAYRKGLRLGDEIVSFAGRPIRSVNQFKNILGIYPAGWTLPLVYRRDEKKNTIYVRLQALHTALELQEQAGQKQLIPEKAPEPGDKKPRLPMPNPHAKAAPEPPEKYKHLYVPRTGFANYYFNQKQQERLLQALNATSNFSDRTGTWTLTGKMGNETDFTLTLADKGVGFEAGKDIFLQSLETDMFVDEPPGTGGLLAALHHFRLLLSGQSERFTDFYYLGSERLDGTNEMVDVLIATQTGTISRWYFNKSDLSLRGLDFYLTENSEVCAIRFEQFQTLNGQKFPGELDVRHGSRPVMKLKIERLKLDPLENSKK
- a CDS encoding NPCBM/NEW2 domain-containing protein, giving the protein MPVLFFVSMTTLLAVAPDVEVTSLSGTTASGSLQSLNKTIAKVKAGPTEKDLPLSNILNMRFPRNRSQRSLELPLTVRLTDGSKFPIQALQSNDRQVKVSGKQTGELILPTKNVASIRFGPLSSNIRDSWEKLLKAENSKDLLVVQKENVLDYIDGVVGSITEDKIQFFTGEDEVSVNRSRVFGVIYFRPPTPEVSPFCAIRLTDEGVLKASAINFTGSEFTATLQGGTQARFAPQSIANLDFSQGKVRYLSDLEPGNIEYTPFFDTVWKYRKDRHRDGGPLRVGGKEYARGLYIHSKTLLQYRIKGDYRNFRAIMGIDDSVPGIGFVYVEIKGDGRTLYSGNVRSSDAPVELNLDVRGVRDFEVLVDFGDNLEICDHLDLCEARFIK
- a CDS encoding vWA domain-containing protein, producing MSYFASLPASLILAADETTAFRSIEYDTPSSGWGWLLLLGGLGLVLLLSFRTVWKDSIQLPLFWRCWLAVLRLGVLVALIAIVFNPHERTQKMSFRPSRVAVLVDTSLSMRHPNQLVTANTSSPASRNVASRMEAVEKLLADSPLIKDLQKNHQVSVYSFDKTLVGPLHVFPKQDSPENTAKPASEAETSIPDQPDWNTLLQPQGLETRLGELLGQLIREINGSTLSGIIIATDGASNAGIDLLSANEAAKESKVRLIPLGLGSPVRPANIQISKIIAPTDVQFGDGFEITAIVQAVGMPGKNITIELLRKVPGEAKPAIVETRDVLLPTEDSLPLDIKFERTPAEEGEISYVVRARGNQLAGDANAMDNELAHSVNVFSRPTRVLVIAGGPMRDYRFARTMLYRHPSIQSSVWLQSAPPGVSQDANELLYEFPERADLFEYDVVLAFDVNWELLSAEQMQNLNEWVSSAGGGIVMVAGDVYTPKLAQESEKYQSILDLYPVFINSFVRDYLDEEATQIRRIEWTQAGLDAGFLMLTDDPATSRQLWENFPGIYRCYPSNGAKAAATVYAHFPDPKTQTEFGFSILMASQYYGEGRCFYLGSPEMWRLRSVEEDYYDRFWTKLIRNIGQGRTKRGTKRGTLILERDEYVLGQTVSVRVRLLDPEFKPLIQESVPMEVIDPRGRPLVPNLLLMQDRNRPGEYVASFRAGLPGKYRFEVTVPNSKGQVVDGNLMVLLPRLEDESLSQNVKGLKELARDTGGQYLALEEAEQIPALLPDQGEEFLVDERLKTLWDQAWVFFLLAGLLAAEWLTRKLFKLA